The window CAGTATCGCCTCTACGAGCTGATCTGGAAGCGCTTCATCGCCAGCCAGATGGCCCCCGCCATCCTGGACACGATGACCGTAGAGATCGTGGCCGTGCCCCGCGCCCTGATCGCCGACGGGGAGATCCCCCTGGAGGCCCTGGAGAATCCCCGCTACCTCTTCCGCGCCACCGGCTCCGCCATCCGCTTCCCCGGCTTCCTGGTGGTCTACGAGGAGGCCCGGGAGGAGGACGTCAAGCCGGAGGAGGAGGAAGAGGGGGGCGGGCTGTTGCCGCCCCTGGAGCCCAACGAGCGGCTGCGGCTGTGGCGGGTGCTCCCGGAGCAGCATTTCACCCAGCCGCCGCCCCGCTACACCGAAGCCTCCCTGATCAAGACCCTGGAGGAGCTGGGCATCGGCCGGCCCAGCACCTACGCCCCCATCCTCTCCACCCTCTTCCAGCGAGGCTACGTCGAGCGGGTGGACAAGCGCCTGGTCCCCACCCCCCTGGGGATCACCGTCACCGACCTGCTGGTCCAGCACTTCCCCGACATCATGGACGTGAACTTCACGGCCCGGATGGAGGAGGACCTGGACCGCATCGCCGCCGGGGAGGAGGATTGGGTGGAGGTGCTGCGGCGCTTCTACGGGCCCTTCGAGCAGCGGCTCCAGGAGGCCCTGGCCAGGATCCAGAAGGTCTCCCTGGACCATGAGGTGCTGGACGAGCAATGCCCGGAGTGCGGCGCCCCGCTGCAAATCCGCTACGGGCGGTTCGGGAAGTTCGTCGGATGCACCCGCTTCCCGGAGTGCCGCTACACCCGGCCTTTCTTCAACAAGCTGGGGGTGCCGTGCCCGCAGTGCGGCGGGGAGCTGCTGGAGAAGAAGAGCAAGCGGGGGCGCACCTTCTACGGCTGCAGCAACTGGCCGACCTGCAACTTCACCACCTGGAAGCGCCCCCTGACCGTCCGCTGCCCGCATTGCGGCGGCCTCCTGGTGCAGGAGGATCGGGAGAACGCCCGCTGCCTCAAATGCGAGGCCGTCGTGCCGCTGGCCGAGCTGGAGCCGGAGGAGGCCGGGGAGGAGGCGTAAGGAACGCCTCCGGCGCCGGCGGGAAAGGAGGACGATGCGGATCCGTGCGGTGACGGTGTTCGGCGCGCCTGTAGAGGAAGAGATCCGCCGGGCCGGGGCCCTGGCCCGGGCGGCGCGGGAAGCCCTCGCGGCGGCCGGCTACGAGGTCCAGACCCTCCGGCTGGCCTTGCCCCCGCCTGAGCCTTCGGAGGCGCCGGAGGCCTTCCTCGCCCGCGCCCGCGCGCAGGAGGCCCTGGCGCAGGAGGCCGGCTTCGATTACCTCAGCGTGGGCCCTGTGGGGCCGCTGGCCCCGCATATCCCCCGCCTCCTCGCGGAGACCCGAAGCGTCTTCGCTGCCCTCGCCCTGAGCCGGGAGGCGGACGCCCGAGCGGCCGCGCGGGTCATCCGGGAGAACGCAGCCGTGGCCCCGGACGGCTTCGCCAACCTCCGGTTCGCCGCCCTGGCCGGCGTGCCCCCGCTGTGCCCCTTCTTCCCGGCCGCCTACCACGACGGCGGCCCCATGGCCCTCGCCCTGGCCACCGAGGCCGCCGATCTCGCCGTCGAGGCCGCCCGGGCCGCCCAGGACCCTCCGGCGGCCTGCGCCATGATCCAGGCCCAGGTGGAGGCCATCGGACGGCAGCTCGGCGCCCTGCTCCGGCCGATCGCCGCCGCCTTCGGCGCCCGCTTCGCCGGCGTCGACTTCTCCCTGGCGCCCTTCCCCGAGCCTGAGCGCAGCATCGGGACGGCCATCGAAGCCCTCAGTGGGGTTCCCTTCGGGGCGTCCGGCACCCTGGCCGTCATCGCCGGGCTGGCGGCCGCCCTCCACGCCGCGGACTTCCCCCGAACCGGCTTCTGCGGGGTGATGCTCCCGGTGCTGGAGGACGCTATCCTCGCCCGGCGGGCCGCCGAGGGCGCCTTCGGCCTTCCCCATCTGTTGCTCTACTCCGCGGTCTGCGGGACCGGGCTGGACACCGTCCCGCTCCCCGGCTCGACGCCGGAGGGCGCCCTGATCCGGATCCTGGAGGACCTGCGGGCGCTGAGCGAGCGGCTCCGCAAGCCCCTCACCGCCCGCCTGATGCCCATCCCCGGCCGGGAGCCCGGGGATCCCGTCCGCTTCGATTTCGCCTACCTGGCCCCCTCCGCCGTCCTGACGGTCCCGGATCTGGACATGCGTTGAAGGGGATCCTTTCCCGGAGGCTTCCATGTCCCGTCCCATTCGTGTCCCGCCGGAGTTCTGCGTCCCCGAGCGGCCCCGCCCGCAGGAGACCGCGGGGCTCATCCGGTCGGTCGACCCGGACAGCTGGGGCGCGCGAGTGGGGATCCGGCCGGGGGATCTGCTGCTGCGGGTCAACGGGCATCCGGTGGAGGACATCATCGACGTTCAGTTCTACGCCGCGGAGGATCACGTCGTGATGGAGGTGTGGCGGGACGGGCAGCTGTTGCGGCTGGGCGGGCCGCGGGAGGAGGGGGAGCCCCTGGGGCTGACCTTCGCCCATCCGACCTTCGACATCGACATCCGCCGCTGCAACAACCTGTGCCCCTTCTGTTTCGTCCTCCAGACCCCGAAGGGCATGCGCCGCACGCTTTACATCAAGGACGACGATTACCGTTACTCCTTCCTGTATGGGCACTTCGTTACCCTGACCAACCTGGCCGAGCGCGACTGGCGGCGCATCGTCGAGCAGCGCCTTTCCCCGCTTTACATCTCCGTCCACGCCACCGACCCGGAGGTCCGTCGACGGGCGCTGCGCAACCCTCAGGCTCCGGACATCATGGCCCAGCTGCGCTGGCTGGCGGAGCACGGCATCGAGATGCACACCCAGATTGTGGTGACGCCCGGGCTGAACGACGGGGAGATCCTGGAGCGCAGCGTGTTCGACCTGGCCACCCTGTGGCCCCACATCCGCTCCGTGAGCGTGGTGCCGGTGGGCGTGACCCGCTTCCAGCGCTACGGGGTGCGCCCGAACACCCGGGAGGAGGCCCGGCGAGTGCTGCGGGCGGTCCACGCCTGGCAGCGGGCCTTCCGCCGGCAGCTCGGGGTGGGGTTCGTCTACGCCACCGACGAGTGGTATCTCTCCCTCGGACGTCCGGTCCCCTCCAAACGGGCCTACGACGGGCTGCAGCTGCAGGAGAACGGGCTGGGGATGGTCCGGGACTTCCTGGAGGATTACCGGCGGGTGAAGCGGCTGCTGGACCGGCGGCGGCCTCGCGATCTGGCCGGGCGGCGGGCGACGCTGGTCACCGCCACCCTCTTCGCGCCGGTCCTGGAGCGGGTCGTTCGGGATTTCAACCGGCGCGCCGGGACGGCCCTGGAGGTGGTCCCGGTGGTCAACACCCGTCTGGGGGAGACCATCACCGTGGCGGGGCTGTTGATGGCGGAGGACGTGATCGCCCAGCTGAGGCCGCGCCCGTTGGGGGAGCTGGTGGTGCTCCCCCGGATCATGTTCGACCACCCGGATGGGATCTCCCTCGACGATCGCACCCCGTGGGACATCGCGAAGGCCCTGGGCCGGCCGGTGGCCCTGGCCCGCACCATGCGGGAGGTCCTGGGGCTGCTCCACGGGCGCGGCCGGGAGCGCTTCGATCCGGATGCCGAGGGACTCTTCAACGGCGGATGAGGGAATCCCCGAGCGGGCGCCCGCGGGCGTCGGCGGCGGTCGGGACGGAGGCATCCAGCGGCAGGAGAGGAGCGCGATGGATCTGATCAGCGTCGTGTGGGAGGTGCGGCCGGAGCGGGCCGCCTCGTTGCCCCGCTGGCTGGGCTACGCGGTGTATGGGGCGGTGCTGCGGCGGCTGGCGGAACGGGATGCGGCGCGGGCCGGGGAGGTGCATGAGGCGGAGGGGCCGTCGGGCCTCACCTGCTCCACCCTGATGGGGCCTCGGGAGGGGGAGGCGGTGGATCCGGGGCGGGTGTATCGCCTGCGGGTGACGGCCTATCGGCCGGAGCTGGCCCCGCTCATCGATCCGGAGGGGGGCGCCCTGTGGGGGGAGGGGGAGCGGATCGAGCTGGAGGGCGTCCCCTTCCGGGTGGAGCGGGTGATCCGGGAGGGGGATCCGTGGGCGGGGTGGACGACGTATGAGGGGCTGATCGCGCGGTATGGGCGGACGCCGCGGGCGTGGCCCCGGGAGGTGGCCTTGCAGTTCACCTCGCCGACGGCCTTTCGGGACGGGGAGCGGTGGAACCCGCTACCGGTTCCGGAGGCGGTGTTTGGGCATTTGATGGAGAAGTGGAACCGGTTTGCGCCGGCGGTGCTGCCGGAGGCCTTGCGGGAGATGGTGGCGGCGCGGGTGGGGGTGGCGCGGTTCGATCTGTCGAGCCGGGCGGTGCGGGTGAAGGAGGGGGTGCGCATCGGGTGCGTGGGGCAGGTGAGATATCGGGTGCTGGGGGAGGATCGGTATCTGCAGGCGATGGTGCACCTGCTGGCGGAGTTCGCCCGGTATGCGGGGGTGGGGATCCTGACCGGGATGGGGATGGGCCAGGCGCGGGCCCTCCGGGAGGAGGAGCGCCCGGAGCCGGAGGCCGAGGCCTGAACCCCCGCCCCTCGCACGTGCGTCCACCCCGCTCAAAAATCGTCCGCGGACCCCCATGGGGAAGCAGGAACGCCGTGGTGGCATTGAAAGCTATGACCTTGAAACTCAGAGGTGGGGTCACCATGGGGGTTGCCGTCTGAGGAAGCCGGAACGCTGGGGTGGGATTGAAACTATCCCACTGTCACCGTCAGCGACCACTCCGCCTCCTGCAGCGGGGGGAGCAGGCCGAAGGTTCCCCATTCCCGCATCGCCGCCGTCAGGTCGTCCGGCGCCCCGATCCCCGGCTCGAACGCCAGATTGCGATACGGCGGCGTCCCCGCCCCCGACCAGCCCCCCGCGTTGATCCACAGCCCCAAATCGGTCACCGGACCTCGCCAGCGCACCTCCCACCACGTCCCCTCCGGCCGCACCAGGCGCGCCCACGACGCCGCCGGCCGCAGGAACACCTTCACCGCCCAGCCCCCCGCCGGGTCCGGCTCCCGCAGGTCCACCTCGCCCCCCGCCACCGGCAACCGCGGCCACTCAAACGTCGTCGCCGCCGGCGAAAGGCCCACCGCCCCCGCCACCCGCCCCGCCGCCGGCCCCGGCACCAGCAGCCGCGTCCCCCGCTCCAGCGGGAACAAAGGATGCGCCGCCCACAGGAAATACAGGGTGTGCTCGGACCGGTTCTCCACCCGGTAGCGCAAATGCGCCGAGGGACGGCCCGCCTCCATCGTCAGAAGGCGTTCGAAGCGATACGGCAGGAGGCGCCCCTCAACGCGTCCGCGGACGAAGAGCCGCTCCCCTTCGATCCAGGCCTCCACCGCCCAGGGCTGGGACCACAGCTCCCCGTGATCGGGGAGCGGCATCCCCGCCCACGGCTCCGCCGGATAAACCCCCGGCGCCACCGAGGGGAAGCACTCGTCCCACCCTCCCAGGTCGAAGGCCGCCACATACGAGGCCCCGGGTTCCGGCCGGCGCCACGGCAAATACGGGTTGCGCCACAGCCAGGAGACCCCCCGCCGCCGATCCTCCCACGCGGCGATCTTGCCCCCCAGCTCCGGCACCAGGGTCAGCGCCAGGGGCCCGTTCGTCACCCACAGCGCCCGGAACCCCTCTTCCTCCCTTTCCTCCACCCGCAGGACGCTCATGGCCGGCGCAGGCCTCGCGCCTCCAGGACGGGGAGCACAAAAAGGAATCCGGTCTCCGGATCCTCGAAGCGGCCGACCACCCGCTCCGTCTCCCGAATCAGCCGCTCCAGATCGAAATCATCCGGGACCACCGAGAACAGCGTCCGGTGATGGAAGGCCGCCTCCGCGCTCTCGATCAGGGCGCGCAGGGAGGGAACCAGCGGCACGTCGTCCCGGCCCACCCATTGCCGCAGGGAGGCCATCCCGATGGTGTCGATCATCGTCACCCCCGGGACGCCTAAGGCGCTCCAGACCCGCAGCACCTCGTGCACCTTCTCTAAGTTCGGGATCACCGCCACCACGCATTTCGGCATCCGCAACCTCCGGGAGCAGGGTTCGCGTTTCCCCGACCCTTCACCGGCCGAAAGACCAGCGGAGCAGGATCGGGGTGATGAGGGTGGTGGCCAGGACCATCGCCACCACCGCCACGAACTCGAAAGGCTGGAGGAAGCCGGTGGAGAGGCCCAGGGAGGCCAGGATCAGGCCCACCTCCCCCCGCGAGATCATCCCCAGCCCCACCCGCCACGCCGCCAGCGGGCGGAACCCGCCCAGCCACGCCCCCAGGCCGCAGCCGACGACCTTGGAGATCACCGCGACGGCGATCAGGGCCAGGGTGAACCACAACCCCTCCAGCGACATCGTCCGCAGGTCCGCCCGCAGCCCCACCCCCACCAGGAAGAGGGGGACGAAGAACCCATACGCCGCCGGCCGCAGGCGCTCCGAGATGGCATGGCGCGCCGGATGGGCCCCCAGGCCCAGCCCCGCCAGGAAGGCACCGGTGATGGCCGCCAGCCCGCCCAGCTCCTCCGCCGTCCCGGCCAGGGCCAGGATGGCCACGAAGGAGAGGGCGATGAGGCCCTCGCTCACCGGCTGGCGCTCCACCCAGGTGGCGAGGCGGGGCAGCGCGAAGCGGGCGAGCAGGAAGGCCAGGACCAGGAAGAGGGCCATGCGGGCCAGGGCGATCAGCAGCCCGAGGCCCCCGGCCCCCGAGCCGCCCTCCGGGGTCACCACGCTGGTGAAGGCGGCCAGGGCCAGCAACGCCAGCACGTCATCCACCACCGCCGCCCCCAGCAGGGCGATCCCCTCCGGCGAGCGCAGCCGTCCCAGCTCCAGCAGCGTCTGGGCGGAGATGCTCACGCTGGTGGCGCTCAGCACCAGCCCCACATAGATCGAAGAGGGCAGATCCCTGTGGAAGGGATAGGCGACCAGGGTCCCCAGCAGCAACGGCATCAGCACCCCTGCCGTCCCCGTGAGGAGCGCCACCCGGCGCGCATGCAGGAACTCCTCCAATTCGATCTCCAGCCCCGCCATGCCCATCAGGAGGATCACCCCCAGCTCTCCGAGGGCGAACACCATCCCCGGGAACTCCTGATGATGGAAGACCGGCCAGTTGAAGATGTTCAGCAGGCTGGGGCCCAGGAGGAGGCCGGCGATCAGCTCCCCCAGGATGGCCGGCTGGCGCAGCCGCAGGCTGATCCACGCCCCCGCCTTGGCAGCCAGGATCAGAAGAGCCAGCAACAACACAAGGGCCGGGATATGGGTCTCCATGCCACCCTCCATGACCTCTGAGGACTCGAAGCCGGGCGATCGCGCCTCTCCTCGCTCCGAAGGAGCGGGTCGATCCCTCTCGTCCCCTCATCCTTCCGGCGTGAGGGAACGCTCCGGGGGATCCCAGCGGAGGCGTTCGATGGGCCCATCCCGGCCGATCAGCCGGCGCAGCTGCTCCTGAAAGCGGAGCGGATCCCCGGTGGTGAAGAAGCGGGCCGTCGGCTCGGAGGATGGAGACGGCCCGCCCGCCTGCGCGCGCCATACCTCCAGGACCCGGCGGGCCACCGCCGGCGCGGGGTCGATCAGGAGGACCTCCGGGCCGCTCAGGCGCTGGATCAGCGGGGCGAGGAAGGCGTAGTGGGTGCAGGCCAGCACCAGGACGTCGGCGCCTGCCTGGAGGACCGGATCCAGATGAGCGCGGACACTGGCCTCCGCCTCCGGGCCCTCCAGCAGCCCGGCCTCCACCTGCTCCACCCATCCGGTGCAGACCCGGGGGATCACCCGGACGTCCCGGGCGAACCGCTCCACCACCCGAGCCATCAGCGGGCCATTGAGCGTGCCGAAGGTCCCCAGCACCCCGATCACCCCGCTTCGGGTGCGGGCGGCGGCCGGCTTCACCGCCGGCTCGATGCCGACGAAGGGGATCTCGGGGAAGGTTTCCCGCAGCGGCCAGAGGGCGGCCGCCGAGGTGGTGTGGCTGGCCAGGACGATGACCCGCGCGCCCTGTTCCCGGAGGAAGCGCGTGATGGCCTCGGCGAACCGCCGGATCTCCTCCGGCGACCGCGGGCCGTAGGGGACGTGGGCCTGGTCGGCCACATAAAGGGTGGGGACCTGCGGGGCCAGCCGGACGAGCTCCCGCCACACCGAGAGCCCTCCGACCCCCGAATCGAAGATCCCCACCGCCGGCACAGGGTCTTTCACGGTTCCCCTCCTGCGCAAAGGGGCTTTCACCCCCAGCTCTCCGTCTTCGAGATCGGGAAGGGTCACGCCGGAAGCCGCCCCAACCGCATTGGTTTTTCTGTAGGAGGGGCTCTCGCCCCGACTCCTGCCTTCAAGATCCCAAAGGCCACGGATGAAGCCACCTCCCCCAATCCCGAGCCTTCCGTCATCGGTGGCGCAAGGGTCGCGGCTGAAGCCGCTCTTACCAAAACGATATCAATCTTTTGGTAGGAGGGGCTTTAGCCCCAAACCTATCTCCAAGATCCCAAAGGCCACGGATGAAGGCCGCCCTCCACAATCCCGAACCTTCCGTCTTCGATGGCGCAAGGGTCGCGGCTAAAGCCGCTCCTACCCAAACACATCGTTCTTTTTGGTAGGAGGGGCTTTCGCCCCGAACTCCTGCCTTCAAGATCCCAAAGGCCACGGATGAAGGCCGCCCTCCACAATCCCGAACCTTCCGTCTTCGATGGCGCAAGGGTCGCGGCTAAAGCCGCTCCTACCCAAACACATCGTTCTTTTTGGTAGGAGGGGCTTTCGCCCCGAACTCCTGCCTTCAAGATCCCAAAGGCCACGGATGAAGGCCGCCCCCCACAATCCCGAACCTTCCGTCATCGGTGGCGCAAGGGTCACGGCTAAAGCCGCTCCTACCAAAACGACATCAATCTTTTGGTAGGAGGGGCTTCAGCCCCGAACCCCTGCCTTCAAGATCCCAAGGGCCACGGATGAAGCCGCCCCCACAATCCCGAACCTTCCGTCTTTGGCGGCGCAAGGGTCGCGGCTAAAGCCGCTCCTACCAAAACGACATCAATCTTTTGGTAGGAGGGGCTTTAGCCCCGAACCTGCCTTCAAGATCCCCAAGGCCACGGATGAAGCCGCCCCCACAATCCCGAACCTTCCGTCTTCGATAACACAAGGTCATGGCTGAAGATGTTTCGATTGGAGAACATCATCCCTCATCCACCATCGCCATCCCAACATCTGCTCCGCGTAAACCAAATTCGCGCTGCTATAAGGATATTCGCAAGGATCCCCCACCAGCCCTCGCCGAACCGGGTTTTCCTCAATATAGCGTGCAATCTTCTCCACGCTTTCTTCCGCACGAAGCGCGTGATCATAGAAGGCAGATTGCCAGAAAGGACCTGACCGTCCCAGAAGTCTGTTCAGCGCCCTCCCCGTGCAGCCCTTCAATCTCCGCACCACGTCGCTGAGCCTGCTCTGCCCGGTCAGTATGCCCAGGAGATGAACGTGATCCGGCATTACGACGAATGACAGCAAAGCGAATCCGCTCTCCCGCTGCCACTGTAACAGGTGTTCGATGAAATGTTGTGCCACCACGCCGATCAGCAGCGGACGGCGTTGATCAACGGTGAAGGTGACGAAGTAAACTCGGCCCGTTTCGGAAAAGCGTCCTTTTCGAAGGGCGCGATGCCCGGGCGTCTCTTGTCCATAACGTAGACGAGGAACCTCATCAGACGGCATCAATGCGGCCTCGCTTAGGGAAGAATCCGTCTATCCACGGACCGAGTCTCCTGGCAGAAGGAGCTTCAGCCCCGAACCTGCCTTCAAGATCCCCAAGGCCACGGATGAAGCCGCCCCCCACAATCCCGAACCTTCCGTCATCGGTGGCGCAAGGGTCGCGGCTGAAGCCGCTCCTACCAAAACGATATCGTTCTTTTTGCAGGAGGGGCTTCAGCCTCGAACTCCCGTCAAGAAGCGGTCGAACGATTTTATTATAACGCCCCGGGGCTTGGGTCCATGGGGGAGAGAATCTTCGCGACGAAGCGGACCATCGGACGTTTCGGATCGTTGAGGAGCCGATCCGGCAGGCGCGGAGGGTGTGTCCCAATTTTGTCGGGCTGGTCGCTTTGTAGGACAACTGCGAGCAGTTGTCTACGATTTTGGGACACACCCGCGTGGAAGGTTGAGGGCATTCAGGCGATGGGAGTCCGGGGAAGGCCCCTCAATGGGCCTTCCCCCTTGCTTTCTTCCTCCAGCGCGCCGTTCCCCAGAGCCTGGCGGATGGCCCAGACGGCCTCCAGGAAAGCGGCGTGGGACCAGCGGTCGGCGCCCCGGGGCCGCGGGAGGGAGATGGGGATCTCCGCCACGATCGCCCCGGGGCGCGGCCGCATCACCAGCACCCGGTCCGCCAGCCGGGCGGCCTCATGCACGTCGTGGGTGACCATCAACACGGTTTTGCGCTGCCGCTCCCAGAGGGAGAGGAGGAGCTCGTTTAAGCGCTCCCGGGTCAGAGCGTCCAGGGTGGCGAAGGGCTCATCGAGGAGGAGGATCTCCGGGTCGGCGGCCAGGGCGCGGGCCAGGGCCACCCGATGCTGCATCCCGCCGGAGAGCTCCCGGGGGTAAGCGTCCTCGAAGCCCTCCAGCCCCACCTGCCGGAGCCACGCCCGCGCCCGCCGGTCCGCCTCGGGCCCCCTCAGCCCGTTCAGCTCCAGCGGCAGGCGCACGTTCTCCAGGGCCGTCCGCCACGGCAGCAGCGAGTCCTTCTGAAACACGATCCCAATCCGCCGGTCCGGCCCCCGGAGGGGCTGATCCATCAACCGGACTTCCCCCTGCGTCGGGCGCAGCAGGCCCGCCAGGATACGCAGCAGGGTGGTCTTCCCGCACCCCGAGGGCCCCACGAGGCAGACGAACTCCCCGGGCCGCAGCGCGAGGGAGACCTTCCGCAGGGCCCATACCTCCCCCCGGGCGGTCGGATAGCAGTGAGCGATCCCGCGCGCCACCAGGATCGGCCGATCGGTCATCGCCCGCGCTCCACCAGAGGCCAGAGCTCCTCCACGAAGGCGTTGGTGTAAGCGGCGTGGATGTCCCCGGGCTCTTTGAGCTGGCCCATCCGCACCAGGACTCGGGTCATCTCCTCCCAGGCCCGGGGATCGGAGCGGCCGGGCACCTCCGCCTCCCACAGCGGCAGCGTGGCCTGCAGCACCTCCCACTGGGCCGCCTCGTTCTCCCCGCTCAGCCCTTCCACATACTTCTTGCTGATCTCAAAGGCCTCCTTCGGGTTTCGCAGCGTGTCCCGCAGCCCGCGCAGGAACGCCCGCAGGAACCGCCGCACCAGGTCCGGCTGGTCCCGGATCGTCCGCTCGTTGGTCAGGATGCCGTTGCCCACCAGGGCGGCGTAATCCGCCACGTCGATGACGGTCACATCCAGGCCGGCCCGCCGCAGCATGAGAGGCTCGTTGTTGATGTAACCCACCGCCGCATCCACCTTCCCCTCCCGGACCGCCGCCACCTGGGTGAAACCGCCCAGGTCCACCGCCCGCACCTCCTCCTCGGGGATCCCCGTGGCGTAGAGGAGGGCCTTGAAGCCGACATACGAGGCTCCGAAGAACCCGGGCAGCCCGACGGTCTTCCCCCGCAGGTCCTGGGGAGAGCGGATGCCTTTCTCCGCCCGGGCGAAGATGGCGATGGGGTAGCGCTGATACCACTGGGCGATCATCACCACGGGCAACCCCTGGGCCCGGGCCAGGGGCACCTGCTCGCCGCTCACCAGAGCGAAGGGGAGCTGCCCGGCCCCCACCAGCTGCACCCCGTTGGTCTCGAAGCTGTAATCGAAGGAGAGCTGGATCCCCTCCTGGGCGAAGTAGCCCTTCTCCACCGCCACGTAGAAGGGAGCGAACTGGACGTTGGCGATGTAGCCCATGGGCAACCGGATGGGGGTGGGCGTGGCCGGGCCGGGCGGGCCCGCCAGGGCCTGACACGCGGTCAGGGCCAGGATGCCGCTGACGAGGAAGAGAAGTCGTCGGCGCATCGGGATACCTCCGTCGGGATAGGATGACAGGCGATCCGCCCCGCGGGCGGGTTATCGGCGCAGACAGCGATGCTCCAGCCCGGTGAGCAGGCCGTAGAGCAACAGCGCCTGGGAGGCCAGGAGCAGGATCCCTCCGAACACCAGGGGGGTGTCGTAGAGCCCCTGGCCCTGCTTGATCAGGAAGCCGATCCCCCGGTCGGCGCTGATCAGCTCCCCCACGAAGGCGCCGATGACCGAGAGGGTGGCCCCGATCTTCAGCCCGCCGAAGATCACCGGCAGGGCCGCCGGCCACTCCAGCTTCCGGAAGGTCTGCCAGCGGGTGGCCTGCAGGCTCCGGAACAGCTCCCGCCACTCCGGCGGGACCTGGCGGAAGCCGGCGATGGCGGAGATCAGCACCGGGAAGAAGGCGATGAGGGCGCTGACCAGGACCCGGGCCAGCAACCCCGGCCCGAACCAGATGATGAGCAACGGCGCCACGGCGACGATGGGGACAGCCTGGGAGGCTACCAGATACGGCGCCACCAGCCGCTCAAAGGGGCGCCAGTGGGCCAGGGGATAAGCCAGGAGGAGGCCGACGGTCACCCCCAGGCCCAGACCCAGGCCGACCTCGACGGCGGTGGCCACCCAGTGCCGCCAGAGGGTCCCCTCAACGGCCAGCGCCCACAGCCGGGCGGCCACCCGCTCCGGCCCGGGGAGGATGAAAGGCGGATAATCCCCCCAGCGGACGATGAGGCTCCACAGGATCAGGAAAAGGGCGGCGGCGCCCGCCCGGGGCAGCCAGATGGAACCCCGCATGCGGAGACGAACCCCGATCTCTTTCCGGCTCATCCCCAGTCCTCCCCGGATCGAAGATCGCCCTCGGACCGTGGGTCCGATCCCAGGCGATGGAAAACAAAACGCCCCGAAGGCGGTGGACCTTCGGGGCAAGGCGATGGAGGCCCGCCCGGGGATCTCCGGCATCCCCGGGTCGGGTTGTTCCCCACGGCGGAACAAAAACCCCCGAAGGCGGTGGACCTTCGGGGGCAGGGCAACGCCTTCGCCGCGCATGGGCGTAGAACAGAAACCCCGAAGGCGTGGGAGGAATGCCTTCGGGGCAGGCCACGCGCATGCGCAGCGCGCCATGGGAACGCCACCTGCTCCCATCCCGACTATACGGTCGGCCCCGGACTTTCACCGGTGTCCTGCCTCGGCCGGAGGGCCTCGGCTCGCGGGCTGAGGAGGTGAGCGGATGCTCCCTCCATCACCGCCGGTCGGGAATTGGCCGCCCGAGGGCGGCCTCACCCTGCCCCGCAGGTCGTGCCTATTCGGTTGGATCTGTGGACAGTATAGACGGAAGCCCCTATGCCGTCAAACTCTCCCTCCTGCCGATCTGCCCGTCGCCGCTCGAACCTGCCGGCAGCGGGTCAGCGAAGGCCCGGGCCTCTTTCGGATATCTGGCGTGATCTGCATTCGGTTGGGATTTGGTCTTTGGTCGGGCTGGGGGTATGATGGGAGGCGGGAGGTGTTCGATGCGGGAAGTGGAGCGGGAGCTGTTGGAGCTGAGGGTTCGGTTGGAGCGGTTGGAGCGGCGGGTGCGGCAGCTGGCGGGGGAGGAGCCGGAGGTTCCTCCGCCGACGCCTGGTGTGCTGCCTGATCCCCGGCATCTGATCGCCTGGCTGCGGTCCCAGGGGCTGATTCGGGAGCCGACGCCGGAGGAGCGGCAGCTGGCCGCCGAATGGGAGGCGCTGCCGGAAGAAGAGAAGGAGGCGATCCGTCGGGAGCTGGACCACTTGCCTCCGGGGCCGATGGCCAGTGACATCATCATCGAAAACCGTCGCTGAGAATGGCCCTTTATTACCTGGATGC is drawn from Thermoflexus hugenholtzii and contains these coding sequences:
- a CDS encoding cation:proton antiporter, with the protein product METHIPALVLLLALLILAAKAGAWISLRLRQPAILGELIAGLLLGPSLLNIFNWPVFHHQEFPGMVFALGELGVILLMGMAGLEIELEEFLHARRVALLTGTAGVLMPLLLGTLVAYPFHRDLPSSIYVGLVLSATSVSISAQTLLELGRLRSPEGIALLGAAVVDDVLALLALAAFTSVVTPEGGSGAGGLGLLIALARMALFLVLAFLLARFALPRLATWVERQPVSEGLIALSFVAILALAGTAEELGGLAAITGAFLAGLGLGAHPARHAISERLRPAAYGFFVPLFLVGVGLRADLRTMSLEGLWFTLALIAVAVISKVVGCGLGAWLGGFRPLAAWRVGLGMISRGEVGLILASLGLSTGFLQPFEFVAVVAMVLATTLITPILLRWSFGR
- a CDS encoding DUF512 domain-containing protein, with the translated sequence MSRPIRVPPEFCVPERPRPQETAGLIRSVDPDSWGARVGIRPGDLLLRVNGHPVEDIIDVQFYAAEDHVVMEVWRDGQLLRLGGPREEGEPLGLTFAHPTFDIDIRRCNNLCPFCFVLQTPKGMRRTLYIKDDDYRYSFLYGHFVTLTNLAERDWRRIVEQRLSPLYISVHATDPEVRRRALRNPQAPDIMAQLRWLAEHGIEMHTQIVVTPGLNDGEILERSVFDLATLWPHIRSVSVVPVGVTRFQRYGVRPNTREEARRVLRAVHAWQRAFRRQLGVGFVYATDEWYLSLGRPVPSKRAYDGLQLQENGLGMVRDFLEDYRRVKRLLDRRRPRDLAGRRATLVTATLFAPVLERVVRDFNRRAGTALEVVPVVNTRLGETITVAGLLMAEDVIAQLRPRPLGELVVLPRIMFDHPDGISLDDRTPWDIAKALGRPVALARTMREVLGLLHGRGRERFDPDAEGLFNGG
- the cas6 gene encoding CRISPR system precrRNA processing endoribonuclease RAMP protein Cas6, which encodes MDLISVVWEVRPERAASLPRWLGYAVYGAVLRRLAERDAARAGEVHEAEGPSGLTCSTLMGPREGEAVDPGRVYRLRVTAYRPELAPLIDPEGGALWGEGERIELEGVPFRVERVIREGDPWAGWTTYEGLIARYGRTPRAWPREVALQFTSPTAFRDGERWNPLPVPEAVFGHLMEKWNRFAPAVLPEALREMVAARVGVARFDLSSRAVRVKEGVRIGCVGQVRYRVLGEDRYLQAMVHLLAEFARYAGVGILTGMGMGQARALREEERPEPEAEA
- the murI gene encoding glutamate racemase translates to MKDPVPAVGIFDSGVGGLSVWRELVRLAPQVPTLYVADQAHVPYGPRSPEEIRRFAEAITRFLREQGARVIVLASHTTSAAALWPLRETFPEIPFVGIEPAVKPAAARTRSGVIGVLGTFGTLNGPLMARVVERFARDVRVIPRVCTGWVEQVEAGLLEGPEAEASVRAHLDPVLQAGADVLVLACTHYAFLAPLIQRLSGPEVLLIDPAPAVARRVLEVWRAQAGGPSPSSEPTARFFTTGDPLRFQEQLRRLIGRDGPIERLRWDPPERSLTPEG
- a CDS encoding DUF711 family protein; the encoded protein is MRIRAVTVFGAPVEEEIRRAGALARAAREALAAAGYEVQTLRLALPPPEPSEAPEAFLARARAQEALAQEAGFDYLSVGPVGPLAPHIPRLLAETRSVFAALALSREADARAAARVIRENAAVAPDGFANLRFAALAGVPPLCPFFPAAYHDGGPMALALATEAADLAVEAARAAQDPPAACAMIQAQVEAIGRQLGALLRPIAAAFGARFAGVDFSLAPFPEPERSIGTAIEALSGVPFGASGTLAVIAGLAAALHAADFPRTGFCGVMLPVLEDAILARRAAEGAFGLPHLLLYSAVCGTGLDTVPLPGSTPEGALIRILEDLRALSERLRKPLTARLMPIPGREPGDPVRFDFAYLAPSAVLTVPDLDMR